The segment TTTATAGCACAATGTCCGTATCTGCATGGCGGAGCCGGTATTCTTTGGGCGAGCAGCCCTTCACCTTCTTGAACATCCGGGAAAAGAGCAAAGCATCCTGATACCCCACGGATTGCGAGATCTCCCCGATGGTGCAGCCGGTCTCTGTCAGCAGCTCGCAGGCTTTGGACATACGGAATTGGAGCAGATATTGCTGCGGCGGCAAGCCGACCGTCCGCTTGAACAGCGCCGACATATATTTGCGGTCCAGCTTCAGGGAAGCGGACAGACTCTCCATCGTCACATTCTCGGCGTAGTGGGCTTGAAGGTAATGCAGGCACTGCTCGACATAGACACTTCTGCTGCGCGGAGCCGGGCTGTCGGCAGCCGGGACCTTGCGAAGCAGCAGGGCGAAGAACTCATAGAGCATCACCTTCAGCGGCAGGTCCAGCAGCGCTCCGCTGCTCCCCGTCTTAGATAACCTGGCAGACAGCGAGGGCATCAGCTCCTGATCCATCGGGAACACCGGCTGCTCCGGGGTAAGCGAAGTTCGTGACAACAGATAGGCCGCCTCCTCCCCGGTAAAAGCAATCCAGGAATACAGCCAAGGATCATCCTGATCTGCGGCATAATGTGTTACCACATGCGGATAAGTGAGGAAAGCCTGCCCTGCGTTCAATGTATGGGTGGCTTCACCGACGGTTACCTTGCCGGTTCCGGCGTGAATGAAGTGGACTTTGTACAGGTTGCGTACTCCGGGTCCGAATGAATGACCGGGTGCGCACTGCTCCTGGCCCCAGTAATGCAGATACAGGTCAGGATTGGCCCGGTGGGGCCGATGGGCGTTATATTTGAATACAGTCATGCTTGCAGCCTCATTTCCTATAAGGATGATGGCACTCCTAATGAACATATAACTCTAGTATACCTCAGAAGGAGGAGGACCGGACAACCGCAAATAGTCCCAGCCCGGGGAGGGGAGGGACTGAGAGTATGAGGCTGAAGGCAGACTGGCTGGTGCTGCTGGGAATCAGGCTTCCATTTTGAGCATAGAGTATAGTCTCTTTTGGATTAATAACTGCCATGAACCGGAGAATTCAGTGTAATCTAAGCTGACCTCAACCCACTGAATTTGTGGAAAATGTGTCCGGCGGGCAAATTCCTGTTTCATAAATTTTTTTGCGGAACCCGGCTTAAGATTGAAAGTTACCAGTTTCGCGGAGAAGGGTTTGGTTAAGTAAGGGATGTGAAAGTAAAGCGAGAGTTAAACCATTAACAACCTAAATCAGCTACCAGGAGGGAATCGTTATGAATAAGAAAATTGTAGGTGTGTTCCATACCGAGCATGAAGCATCACGGGCCATTGAAGACTTGAAGGCGCACGGCTTTCTGACAGAGGATATCTCAGTGATAGCAAGAAATAAACGCGATGTGGAAGCGATCAATGATGAGACGGGGACCAAGGTGCCGGAGGGCTTGGCTACGGGCGCAGCAACAGGCGGTCTACTCGGCGGTGTGACCGGACTGCTGGCAGGCATCGGTGCGCTGGCAATCCCGGGAATCGGGCCGATTATCGCAGCGGGGCCGATTGCAGCCACCCTGACAGGAGTAGCCGTAGGAGCAGGAACGGGCGGTCTGGTCGGCGGTCTGATCGGGCTGGGGATTCCGGAGGATGAAGCCGCCAGCTATGACAACTATGTGGACGAAGGCCGCATTCTGGTTATGGTGGATGCAGATATTGCGCGCGAAAAGGATGTGTACACTGTATTCCGCAACCATAACTCGGCGAATGCTGACCGCTATATGAGGAGTGCCGGTACTGCGGATACGGCTGCTGATATGAATGCTCCACGGGACTCCGTGACAGACGCAGTGGATGCGGCGTTCAATGGCTCAGGTCTGGAAGGCCGGCATGATACGGGGCTGGATACGATGAATTCGGCTACGGAGCATGACCTCCCGGAGCGAAGCGCAGTGGAGGATATGAAGCGGCCGGGAATGACAGGGGATCTGTATTCCGGCACGCGTAACGGTATCGACAAGATGCCGGATCATACTGCGGAACGCAGGCTCCAGGATGAGGAGGATCGGCTGGCACAGGAAGCCGCCAGGCACGAGGGGGCACGGCCTGGCAGTGCCGGTGGAGTACGGGCGGAGGACCGTGAGGAATTGCTGAGACGGCCCCGGCCGTAGCGATTTCAAGTGGGCTTCCATCTAGGGAGGCTCATCCAAGCGTCAATAAGAAGGGTTTCCCGAAGTCCCGACGGACTTCAGGGGGAGCCCTTTTTGCGTGGATATGTTAAGGGAAAGGGGAGTGGGGCAGGAATAGGGTATATATTGTATAGGTGAAATTTATCTGGAAAACGGATGAAAAGGAGGTGTTTACTTGTGCGGAAATCATTTGTCCTGTTCATGGGCGGATTATTCGTTCTGATGCTAGTGACCAGTGGATGCAGCAAGGATAGGCCTAAATACGCTGAGTTGTTCTCACAGGTTGAGAAGCACCGGGCTGTATTCAAGCAGCCGCTTGAAGAAGGGCTTGCTGTCCTGGGGATGAAGGATGCTGCACAAGTGTACGACACAACCTTAGGTACACTGATGCTGGACGAAAAACTGACCGTCAATCAAAAGGAATTCGTCCAGCAGATGACGGCAGATGTCACAAACGGTAAGATCACCGGTTACCGGATCGGGACGGTTCTTCCCAGATCGGACAGCGGGTATGAGGATGCGAGAGAGCTGGTACGTGCTTTCCTGAACCAATACAAACCAGGAGATGAGGCAGAGGCTGACAAAGTAGAGGAATCACTCCAGTCGATTGACGGGATGACCTTCCCATTGAAGCCGCTGACTGGAGCAGTAGAAGAATCCTGGACGCACGGCGAGGGTGATGACAAGTTGTTCATCACCTATAGAATGGCAAATAGCCTCGATAGCGATAAAGAATTGCCGCTGAATTTGTATTTCAGCTCAGAAGAGAAGCTATAGACGCCCGTTGGCGTGAAGCCCGTAAAGATAACAGAACAGCCTTTATCCCTTTAGGTCGGGGTACAGGCTGTTTGTGTTTGGGGAGAAGCGCAGCAGTTACTCCTAAACCAGGGGTTCAACGCTTGCTTTTGGAAGAACGGGCATTACCGGTTTAGGCTTGAAGAACAACTGCTTTAGTGCGCCGGCATTCACAAGGATGGTTCCGAATATAATCGTGAACACGCCAAGCAGCGTTACCCAGGTGACTGCTTCGTTATAGAACAGGAAGCCTACCCCAACGGCAATCGGCGGCGAGATGTACAGCCAGGTGGACGGAAAAACCGGATTCGTCTTGGAGACGAGCCAATAGAACAGCGTATGTCCGACCATGGAGCCGACAACGGTCAGGTAGAGCAGGGAACCTGCGGTTTTAAATGACAACAGGAAGGACGGGTGCAGCGGCTCAGTGAACAGGGAGATGATGAACAGCAGCGCCCCGCCGTACATCATCTGGGCAGCGTTCAGAGCGACGGGGGACTCGGCGGAGAAGGTGATGGTTACTTTTTTGGAATAGATCGCCCCCGCCGCGTAGCAGAGTTCCCCAATCAGCACCACCACACAGCCGATCAGCCAGAGCGGGGTAACGTCAGCCGCCAGGCTGGGCAGCACCAGCAGCAGGACTCCGGTGAACCCGATGATACAGCCGAGCAGGGAGTAGGCGGGAGCTTTTTGGCGCAGGAAAACCGTCTGCATCAGCAGAATCATCATCGGTCCGGTGGCTGATAATACGGCAGCAAGCCCGGAGGATACATATTGTTCCGCCCAGTAGAGCGCGGCGAAGGTGCCGAAGGTAAGGGCTGCTCCTGTGAGCAGCATTTCCTTGCGCAGCAGCAGGGAGAAGCGGGCTTTGCCTCTAAGAACCATGAACAGGAACAGCACCGCACCCGCCACGAAAAAACGCAGACCCGCAGAGAAGAAGGGCGGCGCTCCGGCGTCTACGCCGATTTTGATGGCCAGGAAGGTAGTGCCGAAGATCAGACAGACAAGTGAATAAGCTAACAGAATCATGGTTCAGTTCCCCTTTGCGGTGGTGATGTGCCACCCTCTTACAAGATTTCAGTTAATCATAGCCTCATAGGCACAGAACAGATTGGAGATAGTAGAACAGTTGCGGGAGGGAATGCTGTACAATAAGGGCAAAGAGAAGTTAGCGGCTGGGCGTGCGCGGATATGTAGAAGTCGGCAAGCGTCAGAGGGAGCTGTGTCGAGTGAATATTGAGAATTGGAACGGGGGCGACCCCGGTACATGTTGCAGAAAGGCGGCAGGTTGATGAAAAAAATAGCGGGTGCCGGGCAGAATAATCCCTTATTCCGCCAAGTCTATGAGTTCATGCTGAACCGGATGGAGCGGGGGGAGTGGAGGGCCGATGATAAACTGCCTTCGATCCGGCTGCTGGCGGAGGAGCTGGGGGTTCACCGGCTGACCGTGTTCAAGGCCTACCGGGCGCTGACCGAGAGCGGCAAGCTGTATGTCAAAGACAAATCCGGTTATTATGTGGCCCCGGGCAGCAGGCTGAACCCTCCGCCGGACGAAGGCTCGGCAGTGCCTGGATATATGGTCAGGAGCCCGATGTCCGATATTCAGCGGCTGCCGGTCACGTACCAGTTCTCCCAAGCGTTGATTGATCCGGGCCTGCTGCCGAACCTGTTCCTGTCCGATTATGTCAAAAAAGTATTCGATCTCTACCCGAAGGTCATGGGCACCTACTCCACCGTGGAAGGGGATGAAGAGCTGCGTGTTACGCTGAGCAGCCATTTCGAGGAGCGGTATAGGCTCCAGCTGTCGGCCCGCGAGCTGCTGATTACTTCAGGCGCACAACAGGCCATCAATCTGATTGCCGGGATCATGCTTGGTCCGATGGATGCTGTGCTGGTGGAGCGGCCTACTTATAGTGTGGCGCTGGATATTTTTCGGCGGGCAGGAGCGCGGCTGGTAGCTGTGGATATCTCGCCGCAGGGCTATGACCTGGCGGCGGTGGAGGAGCTGATGCGTAAGAATAAGCCGCGGATGTTCTACATCAACCCGACCCATCATAACCCGACGGGGTATACAATTCCGGCGAAGCAGCGCAAGCTGCTGGTGGAGCTTGCGGAGCGCTACCGCTGCCTGCTCGTGGAGGATGATCCGTTCCGTGACATGTACTTTGGGGAAGAGCCGCCCCCGCCGTTCTTCGCCTATGATACGGAGGGCTGGGTGATGTATATTAGCAGCTACAGCAAATATGTGGCCCCCGGCCTACGGATCTGTGCGGTGGCCTGCCGTTATCCGTTTATGGAGCGGCTGATCGCCGCCAAGTCCTTGGCGGATAACGGGACGCCTCTGCTGAATCAGAAGATTTTTCTGCATTATTATACCTCGCCGCGCTTACAGCAGCATCTCGGCAAGCTGCGGATTGCCCTTCAGGTGCACAAGGAGATTATGGAGGAGGAGCTCACGGCCACCGGCTGGGAATGGACAACTCCGCAAGGCGGGCTTAATCTGTGGGTCAAGCTGCCGGACAGTATTCCGGTAGCTAAGCTGCTGGCCCGTTGCCTGGAGCAATCCATCTCCTTCGTTCCCGGTGAGCTCTGCGATCCGCTGGGGGAGATGAAGTCCTGGCTGCGTCTCAGCTACTCGTTCGCCAGTGAAGCCTTGCTGCGCGAGGGAATGCAGCGGCTCACCGCCATTGCGCGGGAGATTGAGGCGGGGGAATAGATGGCGGGCGTGTGTAACCTTTCTCTGGAAATTTCCGTCTGAGGGTTATGAGGAGCGTGATATTGATGGTAACGAGAAGGAAAATGCGGGGCGCCTGTCTGATGACTCTCTGTACGCTGATTGTCTTCATGACGCTGCTGACTGTGCGCCCGCAGGTAACCTATGCCTGTTCTTGTGTAGTGTCTCCTTCACCGCTGGAAGCAATGGAGCAGAGTGCAGCTGTTTTTGAAGGAACAGTAGTTTCGATTAAAGAGGAAGTTAAGCCGATGCAGTCCAGTATGGACCCGGTGTCAGTAACCTTTCAAGTAGGTTCCCGCTGGAAGGGTGAATTGGGGGAGAAGGTTACTGTAACTACGGCATCGTCGGGGGCGAGCTGCGGCTTCGAGTTCACCAAGGGGGAACGCTACATCGTGTATGCAGGCGGAGAGGAAACAGCGGGTGAGGGAGGAACAACTAAGCTTACAGCCAGCTTGTGCAGCCGGACCGCATTGTTCTCTGGTGCCGAGGAGGACCTGAATGAGCTAGGCGCTGGAATGTCAGGGGGCTCGCCCACGGAGCCGCCCGGAATCGCTGATGATCAAGGGGCGGCCTCTGGTAACCATCCAACATCAGATAATCCTCCTGTTACTGAAAATAACTCAACATACGAGCCTAAAACCACATCGGCACCTTGGCTGCCATACGCTGGAGCAGGTATCGGTATAGTAGTCCTTGGAGCCGCCGCAGTGATTCTCCTGAGCCGCCAATCTAACTCGCGCAAATAATCCGGAGTACTTGCAGTAACTCCTGAATGAAGCGAACGCGGGCCCGCGATGAGCATAGGAAGGGCAGAAGTACACCTGAATATGCCGGATGCGCACTAAACGAGCGAATAGGGTGCACTAGTGCCCCTGAATGCAGCGGACTCGGGCGAAAGGAGCGAATGGGGTGCACTAGTGCACCTGAATGCAGCGGACTCGGGCGAAAGGAGCGAATGAGGAGCATTAGTGCACCTGAATGCAGCGGATGCGCGCGAAAGGAGCGAATGAGGAGCATTAGTGCACCTGAATGCAGCAGATGCGCGCTAAACGAGCAAATGAGGTGCACTAGTGCGCTTGAATTCCCCGGATGCGGGCAAAAGGAGCGAATGAGGAGCATTAGTGCACCTGAATTCAGCATACGCGCGCGAAACGAGCGAATGAGGAGCATTAGTGCGCTTGAATTCCCCGGATGCGGGCAAAAGGAGCGAATGAGGAGCATTAGTGCACCTGAATTCAGCATACGCACGCGAAACGAGCGAAGGAGGTGCACCAGTGCACCTGAATGCAGCAGACTCGCGCTAAATAAACAAAGGAGGGGCATTAATGCCCCTCCTTATTCGTTATGCTCCTATTCCATCAGAGCCGATAAAGCCGATGCTCTGTGAGCCAGCTGATCAGCTCTTCCATGCACTGCTCCGGTCTGTGCTCCGCTGTGTGCAGCGTCAGCTCCGGGTCAGCCGGGGCTTCATAAGGATCGGAGATCCCGGTGAAGGCCGGGAGCTCACCGGAGCGGGCCTTGGCGTACAGCCCTTTGACATCCCGCGCTTCGCAGACGGGAAGCGGGCAGTCCACATAGACCTCGACGAAGCCCGGCAATTCCTGCCGGGCATAGCTGCGCATCTCAGCATAAGGACTGATTACCGAGACCACGGTAATCACGCCATGCCGGTTCAGCATCCCGGCGAGGTAGACCGCCCGGCGGATGTTCTCGAACCGGTCCTCGCGGCTGAAGCCGAGTCCACGGCCCAGGCTGCGCCGCAGTTCATCGCCGTCCAGCCATTCCACTGCCTGGCCCTGCTCCCGGAGCCGGTCTGTGAGCAGCGCGGCAAGCGTAGACTTGCCCGCCCCGGACAGACCTGTAAGCCATATCGTTAATCCGGCAGAGGGCTTGTGTGCTTGTAGCTTACCAGTAGTCATTACTCTGTCCTCCCTGCGCCGTAAGGAATCCGCTCCAGCAGGCCGGAGCCGTAGATCTGCTCCAGGCCCAGCTCCGGCATATGAATATAGCCGATGTAGCAGTCGCAGACCTTCATGCGGCAGCTACGCTGGGCCGCCAGCCCTTCCAGTCCGTCGCGGTAGAGGTTGCCGATGACCGCACGGTCCTTGTAGCAGCGCTTCACCAGGCCGGGGCCCTGCACGTAGAATACGCTGCTTCCGGCATTACAGCTGGCGCCGAGGCTGTCGTAGTCCATCGCATTAATCTGGAAATGCGGGTCTATCCCGCTCAGGAAGCTTATATCCTCCGCTGTATAATAATCCCGCTTGTCCTTGTAGGCATTCACCCACAGATAGACGTCCTCCGGCAGGGCCGCACGCAGCGAGGCGATAGCCGGGAAGGCACTATGAACCCCCACACTGCCTACGCTAAAAGGAATCCCCCGGGCGTATACACTCATGCACTGCGCCAGGAACCGCTCCTCACTGACCTGACCCGGATGATAGGTTGCCCAGAAGGCTGCCTTGGCCGGGTTCAGTTCAGCAGTGAAATCAAGCCGGGCGGACAGATTGGTCTGGATGGCGACCTTGTCCACATGCTCCAGATTGGAGAGCGTAACAAGCGCCTCCCGGTACCAGCGGTGCGTCAAGCCTTCGCCATACGGATTGAAAAAGATAGACAGGCGATGGCCTGCGGTCCCCTGCTCCGCTACCCAGCGGACAAAGGTCTCAAGACCGGCGCGGTCTTTGGCGAGGGTGGCGGCGCTGTCTTTGGTTTTGCCGAAGGGGCAGTACGGACAGTCATAGTTACAGGAGGAGAGGGAGCCCCGGTAGTAGAGGACTGCCTTCATGGCAGGATGAACTCCTGCATCTGCTCGCGGATCTCACCGGAGATGAACCAGTCACCGATGGAATCGGAGTAGCCCAGCCCATCTGGAGTCAGCCGCAGAATGCCCTCATCATCCGTGGCGAACCCGCTCTGTACCAAGAGGCCAAGCTCAGGGTGATCCTCCCATAGCTTAGTCCCGAACCGCTGGTTATAGTCGGCAATCGTCAGTCCTTCGCTGTGCAGGATGGCTTTTAGAATGAACCGCCGTTTCTGTTCGGCGAGGCTAAGCACGATGCCATAATCGGCTGTATCATAACGCTCTGCTGCAACATAATCCGCAATGATGCTCTCCGTGGCCTTGCGGCTGACGCCATAGCGGGAGGCATAATGAACATTCCGGGTATAGGAACGCGCGCCGCAGCCGAGGCCGACCATCCCTTCCTCCTGGCAGCTGTAGTCGAGAATATTCTTGCCGGTCCCGGCATCCTCCTTGGCGAATCTGCGCATCGAGAATTGCCGGTAGCCACGCTCTGCCAGTACTGCACGTGCTGCTTCATAGCATTCGTGGCGGATATCCAGCTGGTTCACCAGGTCGCCCGGTTTCACAATCGTATGCTCACGGGTGTAGAGCGGATAGAGGAAGATTTCCTCCGGTTCATGCAGCAGCGCCTGGTTCAGCGAATAGAGCCAGGAGTCCACCGTCTGCCCCGGGAGTCCGTAGATCAAGTCCAGATTGAGGATAGGAAAATCAAACTGCCCCAGCAGCTCCAGCGCACGGTAGACCACCTCGGGGTCCTGCGGGCGGTAGATCGCAGCCGACTCGTCGGCTACGAAGCTCTGGATGCCCATACTGACGCGGTCCACGGTATGCTCCTTCAGAATCGTCAGCTTCTCCTCTGTCAGCGTTTCGGGTGAGGTCTCCACGGAGATAGAGGTGGTTCTAAGATCAACCCCCATGATATCCGTTGCAATCCTGAACAGCCGGTTCAGCTGTGCGGGAGCCAGAAGGCTGGGCGTTCCGCCGCCGATCGCGAAGCGCGCATAAGGCTTGTGCTTGGTGAAGACCGCCCATTCCCTCGCCTGCCGCTCCAGTGCGTCAACGTATTCGGCGTGCACATTCGCTCTTTTATCAGGCAGCGTGAACAGATTGCAGAAGCCGCAGCGCGCGCCGCAGAACGGAATATGCATATATAAGAACAAACTCTCCGCAGGCTCATCCCGCCACAGCTCCTCTAACGAAACAGGCGGATCAAGCTCGCGGTAAGCAGTTTTGTGCGGATAGGAATAGAGATAATTGCGGTAGGGATGGGCTGTGATCTGCTCCGTCCATTGCTGAAGCTCCCCAGCGGAGAAGGGAGGGTGTCCGTCTTGGTTCATATGATGAAGAGATTGCCGGATGGACGTCATACGTTCTCCTTCCTTGTGCGGGATCGAATTTCAGTTCAATGCTTATAAAATAAATTCCCGGTACGGAACATTCCATACCGTGTCATGCGCCAGCCGGTGGCCTTGGTAGCCGTCCTCTCCGTAAGCCGTACCGTGATCGGAAAAAGCCAGACAGAACACCGGATTGCCCCGCTTACGGAACGCATCGAACAGACGCCCCAGCTCCCCGTCGGCATAACGCAGCGCTGCGCGCTGGCTGTCCACCGAATCCTTGCGCGCACCCGGCAGGAACATATGGTTCGGGCCATGGATCGCCGAGACATTCATGAACAGGAACAGCCGCTGGTCCTGCGGGGTGTTGCCGAGCAGCTTGAGCGCATGGTTCACCTGATGCTCCGTCGAGCGCGGGTTCGTGACCCCGAAGGTCATCCGCCAGTAGCTCTGCTGGAAATAACCGGGGAGGACGCGGGCGAGGGGCACTTTTTTGCTGAAAAAGATTACGCCCCCGATACACACCGTCTGATAACCCGCCGCTGCCAGCCCCGACACCATATCCGGTGTATCGAACAGCCAGGTATGGGGGTGGGTCTTCAGCCCGGTATTCCTGGAATGGAACAGCCGCACATGCTCAGCCTTATTTGTGTTCGCCGGAGTGGGCAGGAAGCCGCCAAAGAAAGCGTGATGGGCCGCATACGTGAAGCTGCCGGGGGTATGCCGCTTCTCCCAGGAGCCGCTGCCGCACAGATTGGGGCAATTCGCCTCCTCCAGCACAGCCGCATCGTAACGCAGAGTATCGAGTGTGATCATTAAGATATCGTGGGTGCCGACGATGGTATTCATATCGGTCATGGGGCCGGATTCCTCCTAAGACAGCTGCTTCATTTCCCATTCGTAGGTGCTGCAGCCTTGGTATTCAACATCGTACAACAAGTCGCCAAAAGGATTCACATCCGCTGTATACATCCGCCCGGAGCTTCCCGCCAGCACATCGATGCCCGCGATAGAGCAGCGCGGAAAAGCGGCCAGCGAAGCCTCCGCTGTCCGGCGTACTTCTGCCTGCTGCGCCTCGCTCAGCCCGGCTTCCGCCGGAGTCATCCGCCGGCTGCGCAGATGCAGATTCGTAATCGGTGTGGTGCTGACTCTGGCGACTGCATGGCAGGCTTCACCAGCGACAACCAGCTGGCGGATGTCGAAGGAATGTCCGTCCTTGCCGGGCTTCGGAATCCACTGCTCGGCATAGGCGCCGTGGCGGTAGAGCCAGTTAATGATTCCGGCAAGGCGGGCAGAATCGGTATAACGCTGCAGCTTGCCGGAATTATAATACACCGGGGGACGGGTGATATAGCTCTCGACTCCGATGGTGGTAACCGCCGACTCAGCTCCTGTTGCCGGGTTCAGCTGATAAGCAATCACGCCGGAAGCAGCGGAGCCGCTGGCCAGCTTGATGAACACGCGGTGCATCCGCTGCGACAGCATCAGCTCACGCAGGGATGCGTAATCCACGGGGACTTGTCCGCCGCTGCCGCGAAGCGGCCGGGGAACAGGGACGCCGGACTCCGCGAGAATCTGCTGGGTCCGGCGCTTGTCCGTCATGGCAGCGATCTCCGCCGGATCGTTGGTCCAGCGGGAGGCGGGCAGGAGCTGCCCGGCCTCCTGCCGGAGCCGCGCCAGCAGGCGGCAGTAGCCGCGGAACCACTGGGACGGGTGATGCAGCACGCCAGGCATGTCCTTCAGGGCTGAGGCCGCTTTGAAGCTGAGCGGCCTCAGGTCCGGCTGCTGCCCGAACGGGTGCAGCGAGTCGTCCGGGTCCGGCGCATCCGGTGCGCCCAGCGCGATAAGCGCCCGCTCCAGCGCGAAGCTGCCGCCGGGGGACTCCAGCCGCAGCAGTGGCGGGGACGCTGCGGATGCCGATGCAGCGTGCCCGCTGAAGCTGCCGCTCGGAGAATCCGGCAGCAGGCGCTGCGCTTCCGCTGCGGACCCCTGGGCGGGTTGCCCGCCGCTCCGGCGGTCCGTTGTAGCCGGCTGTGCCGGAACCGGCCTCCCGTTCAGCGCTGGCGGTTCCAGCATTGCGCTACGGAGCAGCCGGCTCACCTGTTCCGGCAGTCCGGCTGCCTGCTGCTGCACAGCCTGCTCCAGCAGATCAGCCAGCGGCTGGTTCTCCAGCAGCCCGGCATAGGGAATCAGGAGCGCCGGGGGCATCCCGAGGCGCGAACGCGCCTGCTGAATACCGGCTGAGCGCCGGTCGCCCGGCTGGCAGAAGACAATCAGCGGTGCGGCGGGCTGCATTATTCTGTGATCGACGGATAACGCCAGTCATCATCGTCATCGGCCTGCTGCTGGTCGCTGACATCCACCGGCAATCCGCTGTTCTTCAGGCGCAGCATCATCTCGTCAGACATGTAGTGATGGCTCAGGTTGAGCTGCTTCAGTCCCTTGACCCGTTCGCTGGCGAGCAGCGCCTCAGCGCCGGTATCGCTAAGCGTTCCCAGTGACATGTCCAGGGTATGGAGCTGGTCCAGAATCGGCGCATCCGCCAGGGCTGCGGCAATTTCGTCCTGAATCTCACTGTTTTTGAGTCCGAGATAGGTAAGCTTAGGGAACTTTCCAGGCTCGATCAGCGGCAGGAGATCCTCCAGTCCGCCGTCGAAGCCGTAATTGTCTACACCAAGGTATAATTCCAGCTTGCGCAGATTCGGCAGGCGGGAGGCGGCAATGTCCGCCAGCACGGCCTTACTGAGTCCGCCGGTAATAATAATGAGTTCTTCGAGCTTGTCATGCTGCAGTTGGCTCAGACGCAGATCGGTACCGCCTTGTGCAGTCAGGGATTGCAGCTCAGGATAAGCGGACAGCAGCGGCGAGAGATCGGTCTGGTTAATCCACGAAATTTCACATTCCTCATAGCTCATATCCCCGATGAACAGCTTACGCAGTGCCGGGAAGCTGGCGCTGTGCTTCACCAGGGCCTGGACGGCTTCCTCCGAGGTGTTCTCGTAGGCTTGACCCCAGTC is part of the Paenibacillus sp. FSL M7-0420 genome and harbors:
- a CDS encoding DMT family transporter, with the protein product MILLAYSLVCLIFGTTFLAIKIGVDAGAPPFFSAGLRFFVAGAVLFLFMVLRGKARFSLLLRKEMLLTGAALTFGTFAALYWAEQYVSSGLAAVLSATGPMMILLMQTVFLRQKAPAYSLLGCIIGFTGVLLLVLPSLAADVTPLWLIGCVVVLIGELCYAAGAIYSKKVTITFSAESPVALNAAQMMYGGALLFIISLFTEPLHPSFLLSFKTAGSLLYLTVVGSMVGHTLFYWLVSKTNPVFPSTWLYISPPIAVGVGFLFYNEAVTWVTLLGVFTIIFGTILVNAGALKQLFFKPKPVMPVLPKASVEPLV
- a CDS encoding STM4011 family radical SAM protein, which produces MKAVLYYRGSLSSCNYDCPYCPFGKTKDSAATLAKDRAGLETFVRWVAEQGTAGHRLSIFFNPYGEGLTHRWYREALVTLSNLEHVDKVAIQTNLSARLDFTAELNPAKAAFWATYHPGQVSEERFLAQCMSVYARGIPFSVGSVGVHSAFPAIASLRAALPEDVYLWVNAYKDKRDYYTAEDISFLSGIDPHFQINAMDYDSLGASCNAGSSVFYVQGPGLVKRCYKDRAVIGNLYRDGLEGLAAQRSCRMKVCDCYIGYIHMPELGLEQIYGSGLLERIPYGAGRTE
- a CDS encoding STM4014 family protein, which translates into the protein MQPAAPLIVFCQPGDRRSAGIQQARSRLGMPPALLIPYAGLLENQPLADLLEQAVQQQAAGLPEQVSRLLRSAMLEPPALNGRPVPAQPATTDRRSGGQPAQGSAAEAQRLLPDSPSGSFSGHAASASAASPPLLRLESPGGSFALERALIALGAPDAPDPDDSLHPFGQQPDLRPLSFKAASALKDMPGVLHHPSQWFRGYCRLLARLRQEAGQLLPASRWTNDPAEIAAMTDKRRTQQILAESGVPVPRPLRGSGGQVPVDYASLRELMLSQRMHRVFIKLASGSAASGVIAYQLNPATGAESAVTTIGVESYITRPPVYYNSGKLQRYTDSARLAGIINWLYRHGAYAEQWIPKPGKDGHSFDIRQLVVAGEACHAVARVSTTPITNLHLRSRRMTPAEAGLSEAQQAEVRRTAEASLAAFPRCSIAGIDVLAGSSGRMYTADVNPFGDLLYDVEYQGCSTYEWEMKQLS
- a CDS encoding STM4012 family radical SAM protein: MNQDGHPPFSAGELQQWTEQITAHPYRNYLYSYPHKTAYRELDPPVSLEELWRDEPAESLFLYMHIPFCGARCGFCNLFTLPDKRANVHAEYVDALERQAREWAVFTKHKPYARFAIGGGTPSLLAPAQLNRLFRIATDIMGVDLRTTSISVETSPETLTEEKLTILKEHTVDRVSMGIQSFVADESAAIYRPQDPEVVYRALELLGQFDFPILNLDLIYGLPGQTVDSWLYSLNQALLHEPEEIFLYPLYTREHTIVKPGDLVNQLDIRHECYEAARAVLAERGYRQFSMRRFAKEDAGTGKNILDYSCQEEGMVGLGCGARSYTRNVHYASRYGVSRKATESIIADYVAAERYDTADYGIVLSLAEQKRRFILKAILHSEGLTIADYNQRFGTKLWEDHPELGLLVQSGFATDDEGILRLTPDGLGYSDSIGDWFISGEIREQMQEFILP
- a CDS encoding AraC family transcriptional regulator — its product is MTVFKYNAHRPHRANPDLYLHYWGQEQCAPGHSFGPGVRNLYKVHFIHAGTGKVTVGEATHTLNAGQAFLTYPHVVTHYAADQDDPWLYSWIAFTGEEAAYLLSRTSLTPEQPVFPMDQELMPSLSARLSKTGSSGALLDLPLKVMLYEFFALLLRKVPAADSPAPRSRSVYVEQCLHYLQAHYAENVTMESLSASLKLDRKYMSALFKRTVGLPPQQYLLQFRMSKACELLTETGCTIGEISQSVGYQDALLFSRMFKKVKGCSPKEYRLRHADTDIVL
- the cysC gene encoding adenylyl-sulfate kinase → MTTGKLQAHKPSAGLTIWLTGLSGAGKSTLAALLTDRLREQGQAVEWLDGDELRRSLGRGLGFSREDRFENIRRAVYLAGMLNRHGVITVVSVISPYAEMRSYARQELPGFVEVYVDCPLPVCEARDVKGLYAKARSGELPAFTGISDPYEAPADPELTLHTAEHRPEQCMEELISWLTEHRLYRL
- a CDS encoding STM4013/SEN3800 family hydrolase, with translation MTDMNTIVGTHDILMITLDTLRYDAAVLEEANCPNLCGSGSWEKRHTPGSFTYAAHHAFFGGFLPTPANTNKAEHVRLFHSRNTGLKTHPHTWLFDTPDMVSGLAAAGYQTVCIGGVIFFSKKVPLARVLPGYFQQSYWRMTFGVTNPRSTEHQVNHALKLLGNTPQDQRLFLFMNVSAIHGPNHMFLPGARKDSVDSQRAALRYADGELGRLFDAFRKRGNPVFCLAFSDHGTAYGEDGYQGHRLAHDTVWNVPYREFIL
- a CDS encoding aminotransferase-like domain-containing protein, which produces MKKIAGAGQNNPLFRQVYEFMLNRMERGEWRADDKLPSIRLLAEELGVHRLTVFKAYRALTESGKLYVKDKSGYYVAPGSRLNPPPDEGSAVPGYMVRSPMSDIQRLPVTYQFSQALIDPGLLPNLFLSDYVKKVFDLYPKVMGTYSTVEGDEELRVTLSSHFEERYRLQLSARELLITSGAQQAINLIAGIMLGPMDAVLVERPTYSVALDIFRRAGARLVAVDISPQGYDLAAVEELMRKNKPRMFYINPTHHNPTGYTIPAKQRKLLVELAERYRCLLVEDDPFRDMYFGEEPPPPFFAYDTEGWVMYISSYSKYVAPGLRICAVACRYPFMERLIAAKSLADNGTPLLNQKIFLHYYTSPRLQQHLGKLRIALQVHKEIMEEELTATGWEWTTPQGGLNLWVKLPDSIPVAKLLARCLEQSISFVPGELCDPLGEMKSWLRLSYSFASEALLREGMQRLTAIAREIEAGE